DNA sequence from the Chryseobacterium indicum genome:
GCGTGGGCGAAAAAGATTGCAGTAAATGAGTGCCTGCAAAAAATAAGATCTACGAAAGAACTGCATATTTCTTTAGAAGAAGACCATGCCGTTTCTACAGATTCTGAACTGGAAAATGTATCGTTTGAAAAAGATATTTTAAGTCTTTTAAACTTTCTCCCGGAAGGCTGCAGAGCTATTTTCAACCTTTTTGCCATTGAAGGATACCCTCATAAGGAAATTGCAGCCATGCTTTCTATCAGCGAAGGAACCTCAAAATCCCAGCTCAATTTTGCCAGAAAAAGACTTCAGGAACTTTTGATTCATCAAAACATTTAAACTTTTACAACAATGGAAAACAATTCAATAGATAAAACATTCAACGAGGCTTCTAAAACACTGGAAGAACCTGCGACTTTTCCTGGGTTTGATAAAGTTTGGGCAAAAGTGGAAGAAAAATTAGACAGAAAAGAAGAAAAGAAGAGTAAAATAGTTCCGATCTGGCTTCCTTATGGTGTTGCCGCAAGTTTATTAATCGGATCTGCAATCTTTTACTTTTCCGGTAAAAAAGAAAAAGCGGAAGTAACCCAACAAATTATTGCAAAAAATATAATTTCCGAAAACAAACCTTCTGTTGCTGTTTCAGAACATATTCAAAAAATGGACAGTACCATAAAGGTGAATATTCAAAAGGAAACTTTGCCTCCTGTAACGATGGCTGCTGAAGCTCCGAATGCTATGATTACAGCACCACTTCCGGTAATTTCTTCCGTTCCGGCAGCTTCTCCAGCACATTACGAAGCACCTGAAATTCCTGAAAAAATCGATAAAATAATTCAGGAGGTTCCCAAAAATCAAAATACAGAAGTGGTAATTGCGATGGGAATTAAAAAAGAAAAAGCTTCAATGGTGAATTCTCTTGCTTCATCTTCATTAGAGAAAAAGAGACTTACCGATCTTAATGCAGTTGCAGATACGGCAGAAGCAGTCTATTCTACCAATCCGTATGATCTGAAAGAATCTTCTCAGGAACCTGAAATTCTGGCATACAATAAAGGATATCTTCAGGCAAAACAATCTGTTGCAGGAAATTATCAGGGCTTAGCGAATAAGATAGGGAACAAAGAAGCGATAAATTCAATTCGTGGAGCGGCTTCAGGCGTGAATATCAATTCAATTTCGGGAAGACAGGGTTCCGGAAAAGTGGATATCTCGATCAGTTGTGAAGGTTCATCCAAAACCAATAACAGTCCGCTGTTCGTTATCAACGGAAAGGCAACAGACTCCGAACTTTTCAAGAGAATTGATCCTAATAAAATAGAATCCATCCGTGTTTTTAAAGCAGAAACAGCGACCGTACTTTTCGGAAACCAAGGCGCGAATGGAGCTGTTCTGGTGGAAACAAAAGACATTTCCCGAAAAGAAAGAAGAATGCTGAAAAGACTGCTTAAAAAAGAAAAACTGCTGAAAAAGTAGCTCTCTAAACCTCCAAACTAATATTCATTCAATATAAAATCTGAAAAAAGAAATTTCTTCGGAGGTTTCTTTTTTCGCCTTTTAATCAACAAAAATACCATGAAGAAGTTGTATTGTCTGCTTCCGCTGCTTGCGGTTAACTGCCTCTTCGCGCAGAATTCTCAACGGTATTATTCCGGAATATTTTTAAACGAAAAAGAAAAGCCACAGAATTTTTTAAAGGTTCTGAACAAAAACAGCGGAGTTTATGAACTTACCGATGAAAAGGGTTTTGCCATCATCGCAGCAAAAGATTACGATACTTTGGTTTGGAACAACGGTAAAAACAAAGCGGTTGTATACGGAACCCGTGAGCTGAAAACTATTTTGGAAAATCAGATAGAGAAAAGAAATGTTCAAAATATTCAAAATAATACGTATGACAGCTTGGTTTTAAAAGAACGGAAAAATGAATTTAGTATAGAAAACTCAGGACAAAACCTGAAAGTTAACTTGTTTGATTATTATTCCATCAGAAACATAAAAGAAATCGATAAGAATCTCATCAGCTTAAAAGGACGAACTCAGAAATTTTTGTTTTTAAACGGAAGTTTTACCACTTCAGCAGAGGTAAAAAGCAGAAATTCTGTTCCGAAAACCCAGAATCAATATGTTCAGGGAAGATCTGAAAACGGAGAACTGGTTTGGAAAGGTCCCGAAACCAATGAACTGTTCAGTTTCGGACCGGATATTTCGACTTTACAGTTTGATAATCAGTCTTATGAATATGATCTGAACGGAAAACTCATTCCTCTCATGAACGGAAATTCTTCTGCAA
Encoded proteins:
- a CDS encoding RNA polymerase sigma factor, translating into MERELLLECQRNDRNAQRKVYERMAGKLYTVCKRYLKNDEDIEEVLADTFYKIFTKINQLHNPEIFEAWAKKIAVNECLQKIRSTKELHISLEEDHAVSTDSELENVSFEKDILSLLNFLPEGCRAIFNLFAIEGYPHKEIAAMLSISEGTSKSQLNFARKRLQELLIHQNI
- a CDS encoding TonB-dependent receptor plug domain-containing protein → MENNSIDKTFNEASKTLEEPATFPGFDKVWAKVEEKLDRKEEKKSKIVPIWLPYGVAASLLIGSAIFYFSGKKEKAEVTQQIIAKNIISENKPSVAVSEHIQKMDSTIKVNIQKETLPPVTMAAEAPNAMITAPLPVISSVPAASPAHYEAPEIPEKIDKIIQEVPKNQNTEVVIAMGIKKEKASMVNSLASSSLEKKRLTDLNAVADTAEAVYSTNPYDLKESSQEPEILAYNKGYLQAKQSVAGNYQGLANKIGNKEAINSIRGAASGVNINSISGRQGSGKVDISISCEGSSKTNNSPLFVINGKATDSELFKRIDPNKIESIRVFKAETATVLFGNQGANGAVLVETKDISRKERRMLKRLLKKEKLLKK